The sequence AAATGCCTCCCAAGACCCTGTTTTCTACTTATCTGGATCTCCCTACTGCCTTTCTCATAGTCCAAACTCCTGGTTGGTTGCTGTGTTTCTGTGAGTGCTttgtggctaatttttaaaacaactttattgatgtataatttacatatcataaaattcactaattttaagtgtacattcaatgatttttagtaaattgactgagttgtgcaaccatcaccacaattcaGCTTTAGAATATTCCCAACACCCTGATAATATCCCTCCCCTAGTTGGCTTTTAAAGGCTGGACCACCAAAGTCTACCTACAGCTGTAGCGTTTGGAAGTTAGGCCTGAGGGATTTGGGATTTTGAATAAAGATCTAAAGGCTTCAGGCAACATGCCACTACAGAAACATTTTCTGACCCTTCGCCTTATAAAAAATGAAGTCTTAGTTAACTATTAAGTCAGCCATAATATCTTTAAAGATTAAGATGGACCATATCTCATTTTCATCGAAATAGCTCATTATTTTCCTCTCCTGCTATAGTCTCAGCGCGGATCCCCGCCCTAGTGGGCTGGGGCATTCTTTAAAACACTTTGTAGGCACAGCCCCTCTCAAGACTAGCAACCTCCTCCTCTCCAGCAATGCTAACCTCAGTCCAGGCTCCCACACGCCCAGCCTCCGGATCAGGAAACGTTATTTTGTGGCCTTTCTTTGCCATTTCCAACTCCACCACCTTCATCGCATGACAGGGTCCGCTTCTTCCTTTCGATCCCTGCTGGTCTCATGCCCCTAAATCTCCGTACAGGTCCCTATCCAGCCTGACTCCCTCTCCTTTCCAGCCTCGCCAGACGCCAGCACCCCAGACCTCAAAAGAGCAAACGCTGAAAACCGAGTTGACGCACGAAgagaaggggtgtgtgtgggggtgggtgtgtgtgtgtgtgtgtcagtgtatgtgcttgtgtgtggAAGAAACCAACAGAGTCCATGCCGGTGTGCATCTTCTGGAAACGCCAATCACGCCCGGCCGAGGGAGCCAAGATCCGCTCCCCAGCGCGCCCACAGAGACGACACCCTGAGTTTCAGAGGTCGGAGGCAGCAAGGCTTCACCTTGAACCCCAGACTTTGGGGCGCCCCGTCCCCACAACGACACAGCACCCCCCCGCCCGGGCGCGGTGGTAGGGCCCGGCGCGACGTCACCCATTGTTTACAAATCAACCCGAGCCGGCAGGATTCCGGCTCCCGCGACTAAGGCGCGCGGCACGAGTGCCTGGCGGGCTCCGGCTTCCGCGTctgcccggccccggccccggcctcagccccagccccagccccgcgccCGGCTCTGCCGCGGCCCGCCGAACCCGCGGCCAGCCGAGCCGCCAGCGACGCCCGCAGAGCTCCGGGTGCCCGCGCTGGGGGCCATGCCGTGccggagggaggaggaagaggaagccgGCGAGGAAgcggagggggaggaagaggatgaggacAGCTTCCTCCTGCTGGAGCAGTCGGTGACGCTGGGCAGCTCCGGCGAGGTGGACCGGCTGGTGGCCCAGATCGGCGAGACGCTGCAGCTGGACTCGGCGCAGGACAACCCGGCCTCCCCGTGCGCGCCCCCGGGGGCACCGCTGCGGCCCCCGCAGCCGCCGGCGACGGTGCCGGTAGACCAGGCCCGGGCCCCGGCAGTGCCTTTGCTGCTGCCGCCCGCGTCTGCCGAGGCTATGGGCCCGGCGCCCCCAGGGGCTCTACGCTGCGCCCTTGGGGACCGCGGGCGCGTGCGGGGCCGGGCTGCGCCCTACTGCGTGGCCGAGCTCGCGGCAGGCCCCACCGcactgtccccactgcccctTCAGCCCGGCCATGATGGGCCTCCGGGAGCTGGCAAGCGGGGCATCTCACAGCCGCTGTCAGGTCCGTGCCGGCGAGGATGGCTCCGGGGCGCTGCCGCGTCCCGCCGCCTGCAGCAGCGACGCGGGTCCCAACCCGAAACCCACACAAGCGACGACGACCCGCACCGGCTCCTGCAGCAGCTCGTGCTCTCAGGAAACCTCATCAAGGAGGCCGTGCGGAGGCTTCATTCGCGACGGCTGCAGTTACATGCAAAACTTCCCCAACGCTCGTTCCTAGGGCCTCTCTCGGCCCCAGTGCATGAACCCCCTTCGCCCCACAGCCCTCGCGCGGCCTGCAGTGACCCTGGCGCGTCCGAGAGGGCGCAGCTCAGAACTGGCGACGCGGTTCTTGTCCCTGGCAGCTAACACGCCCGGGGTGGCCACAGCGCCAGCCTCTGACTGGAGGGCAAGGGGTTCCCCGGAGGGCTCCAATCCTGCTCAGGCTGATGGAGAACTCTTTCTTTTGGAAGCGGGAGAAATACGCTAATGAAGACGAGGAACTGAAAAATCGAGAATATTTTCGCGGGGAACTGAGGTCGAGGGGCCCAATCTATTTGAAATACAGGACTTGACTGGCCCTATTTAAGGCAGAATTTGCAGAGCGCACCCCAGCCTCACAGTCAGTAGGACTCCTTATTTGGCGTGACCCGACCTGGCCGCAGAGGGTGCAGTTCCGCGCAGCTTCTCAGGGCCCTCGGACCACAGGGGCCGGCGACCATGTGGCCACAGTCCACTCTTCTCAGAATCACCATGCGCCGTAACCACGGAGGATGATCCCAGTTACTTTACCTTTTCAGGGCCGGTTCCTGATCCATTTTGGGGGAGGGGAATATGAGTAGATGATAATTTCAGGGAGTACCCCAATCTGCCAGACTTGAAAATTCATGACACTTTTTAAAAGCCCATTTGTGTCGTTTGGGGTGCTGGTTCTTAATATAAAACATGCGGTACCATGAAAGGACCCTCTTCGGGTTGAATAGGAGTAACCTCTGCCCTCTCTTTGCAACTGTCTGTGTTTTTCAGAGTGGCGGGGGAAGGCTGCACGCCAAGGGTGGGATacgaggtgggggcggggtgtTGAATGGTGGAAGGGTAGAATGAAGCGCGGAGTGAACCCTATGTTCTCTCAAGTGTATTTTCACAGCCGGTTCACCCCTCCTCGGGTTCAAGGTCACTGTTTCCTGGGCGCGCACAGGGTTGCGGGGCTGAAGCAGAGCAGAGTAGCTGGGTTCTTCCTGTACTCGGAGAAGAGCGCGGTGTTTTGCCAAGTGCTGGAGTCTCCTGAGGACATGCGCGCGCCACTACCACCACGGGTGTGGGGCGGCAGGGACGTGCTGAGCTGCCTGCGGGCGACCACTGTCCCTGGCCACGCTCCCACCTTTCACGGAAACTGTCCTGAGACGTGGCCCTAGGTCCCTCGTCTCCCCCCTCGGCTCTTCTGTCCTGCTCAAGTGGGTGGCGCTGGCGATCCTgggtgcctgggctgggggctaGGGAGACCCCACGTGACGGACACTCTGGGGACACACAGCCTTGCATAGCAGCTTATAATGGGCTCTCCGGAGCCATTTGCAATAACAGCTGCAATTCCCTGGATAGAGGGAGTTGATTTCCTCcctttgcccctcccccagccatgCCAGCTCGCCTTTGTAAGTGAAGGAAACCGAGTAGAAAATGTGACCCTCCAAATGGAAAAGCTGCAGGCTTTGCCATTGTGAACCGTGGTGAAGTGCTTGAAACATACTGTTCATTCACTCTAAGGCACTAAGACCATTCTGTTGTTTTAGTTTTATAGTCAGTGGCTTGTTCATCATCCAGATGTGGCTATTGACATATCTACACTTCGCACCGGAGTGTGTGGAATTATGGCTATCCTGATTATAGGATTTTAACTTAACTGAAATTCTTGTTCTGAATAAAtgtgttgtgttttttgtttggttttattttatacttggcATCAGTGGGAAAGACGTACAGAACACATTTCTCTGATCTCCATAAACATGAAAACACTTGAAATCCCTGTCAGCCTGGCTTGCGGATGGTAATTAGAGCGCCTTTGTGTCTGAGCAGCTCACTAGTTAGACAAGGTCTGTGCAGCTGGGTGTGTATTGGTGCTGgcatgaaattaaatgaaagtgAGGTCAGGTTTTGGACCAATCCCATTCGCTAAAACCTCAGAGCCTTTGGATTACGAGTCAGTGATGGAGATGTATTATGAAGCTGCCTCTATTAGCAAAGGCCATCAGATCGGCCAGTCCATGCAGGCTGAGAAGCTTatcactttgttttctttctggcaTAGCCATTAAGTGGACTTGTTCCATAAGGTGGCCCTTATGGCTGGGGCAGCTCTTGGTTAGGGGGCTGCTCAGGTTGCAAGCCTGGTGGTGGGAGAGCTGGCTGGGAGCTCACTAAAGGACTCCTCTCTCTTTGCCTTTGGCACACTTGCTACCATTCTATCCCTAAGCAGTGACATAACAGCCCATCTCTATGCCTCCAGTTCTGACTTACTTCCATCTGTTCCCTTAAGGAAGGAACTAGACGGGGTGACAGGGTATCCAGGGTTTAAGTCCACTTATTAAGTGGGGAGGAAACCTTGGACCAGTTGCTCAACCTctgtgggcttcagtttcctcatctgtacagcaGGGACAAGGAGATAAAGGGAACGTGGTGACTGGCGTGCACCAGACATGAATAGTATCTGGTCCCTACCTGCTCCTTCCCAGGACTGCCCCTCAGCAGCCAACTGACTGGGTCCTCAGTTCTTGTAAAACAAGAGCATGCCATGACCCCAAAACTGCTTTCTGGAGTCAGTGCTCTATGACTTTGAGTCCTGATTTTCTAACTCCCCATTTTGACCTAATGCCATTCTCTCTCAAATACACACCCCCCAATGACCTCCGAGGAGTATCCCCAGAACACCAAGCCTGCCATTTCCCATAAGTGCCCAGAAAGGGTTGTGGGGGCCTCTGTCTAGTGCTGCCCAGCAAGGGAAGGGAGATTATGGAGGCTCCAATACAAACCAAGGAAGAAGGGCCTCCAGCAGTGCAGTGGGCACCACCTCTCAGCGACAGGCATGGCATGCGAGTAGTCCTGAGGGCCTCGGTCCCAATTCTTAGTTGAGGGGGATCTACCAAAGGTCAAAGGGTTAGGAGCAGTCCAGGGCTTTCTCTGCACTCCCAAATTGGCCAGGATTTGATGCCATCGAACCAACTGTGCTGGCTCCTTGTAATAAGCGTGACTGCTTAAGGCCGGACTCAAACTTAGGGCTCACACAGTACAACCCCTCCTAAAAAAGGGAAACAGGAGAAAACGAATGCTTCTATGAATGaggcactttatttttttttttctttttctttttcttttttttttttttttgagacagagtctctctctgttgcccaggctagagtgagtgccgtggcgtcagcctagctcacagcaacctcaaactcctgagctcaagggatcctcctatctcagcctcccgagtagctgggactacaggcatgcgccactatgcccggctaattttttctatatatatttttagctgtccatataatttctttctatttttagtagagatggggtctcgctcttgctcaggctggtctcgaactcctgagctcaaacgatccgcccacctcggcctcccagagtgctaggattacaggcgtgagccaccgcgcccggccctaggcACTTTAAATGCACTATAGCCCTATAActgttcatcttttttaaaaaatcctgctAAGTTTCACTATTCACCCCAAAATCCTTTTTCTGGAGTAAGTTCGGCATTggcataaatgattttttaaaagtttttagacCACTTTATAGGTATAAAAATAGCCCAGGGAAGTGGGCATGGCAGAGTGACCTACCAAAGTCATTTATGAAGTAAAGGCTTAGCAGAATCTAGAACCCAAGTCTCCAGGCTCCCAGGTCAGACCTCTTTTCAATAGCTTGATACCATCACACATGGTCCAGTACTGCTCACTGCATAGCTGCACACACACAGTATAATGTGAGTGACACCCCTGCAGTTCCCTAAATTGGTGTCCCTACCACTGGACCTCTGGAAAACTGTGCTCTAGGTCCCTAGGCTGAGCTAGGGAATGCCAAGTACACCGTAACCATTTTCTTACACAATGTTCAGCATCCTATGAAAGACAGCTGGCCACAGAAAATGGCCTGGGTGAGATAAAAGACCAAGCtataaactgaatgaaaaaataataataaacatgtaaattGGCAAATAAGTGATTTGGGGAAAAGACTGCCACACCTCACCGGAGAACTCCAGAGTCTGCCACCCCAAGATTTCATTCCAAATTAGGCATACATGCTACAATATTTGGATTCAATTTTTACCcttcttttgctctttctttttccagCTCAGAAGCAGAAACATGGAGCGAAGATCAGACACCACTTTCCTATCCAGCAAAGTCTGTGTTGAACCCTGTGATCTCTTCCTTCCAATCAGGAAAGAGTTACCTTGGCAACCAAATTACTAACTCACTCAATTAGCCCCCCTTTCTTCCACCAATGCTCAGTAATCACAGAACGTCAGCCCCCGGAGAGCTCAGCTTTCAGCAGTCTGGTGCTACCGCCTCCTTCAGAGATGGAAGCCTAGAGAGGTTTCCACTCGGAGGTGTACTCCATTTGAGCACTGTGAAAGCTGGTGCAGGCAGAGGCAAAAACTCTCCCAGGTGGTGCTTCCTCCTGGTTTTCCATCACAACTAAAGGGAGACCAAATGGCCTGCCCCTAACAGGGTTACCCAGAAGACATAGTAAGTATGATGAGAGCAGGGGCTCTACATGCAGCCCTCCat comes from Eulemur rufifrons isolate Redbay chromosome 28, OSU_ERuf_1, whole genome shotgun sequence and encodes:
- the FRAT1 gene encoding proto-oncogene FRAT1, producing MPCRREEEEEAGEEAEGEEEDEDSFLLLEQSVTLGSSGEVDRLVAQIGETLQLDSAQDNPASPCAPPGAPLRPPQPPATVPVDQARAPAVPLLLPPASAEAMGPAPPGALRCALGDRGRVRGRAAPYCVAELAAGPTALSPLPLQPGHDGPPGAGKRGISQPLSGPCRRGWLRGAAASRRLQQRRGSQPETHTSDDDPHRLLQQLVLSGNLIKEAVRRLHSRRLQLHAKLPQRSFLGPLSAPVHEPPSPHSPRAACSDPGASERAQLRTGDAVLVPGS